DNA from Terriglobus tenax:
ACACCAAGAGCGCCAAGATCGTCGGACAGGCCATGGGTCAGTACCATCCCCACGGCGACTCGGCCATCTACGACGCCTTGGTGCGCCTGGCTCAGCCCTTCTCCATGCGCTACCCCATGGTCGATGGCCAGGGCAACTTCGGCTCCGTCGACGGCGACCCGCCGGCCGCTATGCGTTACACCGAATCCCGCATGACCAGGATCGCCGGCGAAATGCTCGCCGACATCGACATGGACACCGTCGACTTCACCCCGAACTACGACGAGTCCGTGCTGGAGCCCACCGTTCTGCCCACGCGCGTGCCGAACCTGATCATCAACGGTTCTGAAGGCATCGCCGTCGGCATGGCCACCAAGATTCCGCCGCACAACCTGACCGAGGTTGTCTCCGCCGCCATCGAAATGGTGCAGAACCCCGCTGCTGGCATCGACGAAGTCCTCAAGCACGTCCAGGGCCCCGACTTCCCCACCGGCGGTATCATCTACGGTAAGTCCGGTATCCGCCGCGCCTATGAAACCGGCCGCGGACGCTTCCTGGTTCGCAGCAAGGTCGCCACGGAGAACTCCACCGGCGGCCGCCAGGCGCTGGTCGTCACCGAGCTGCCCTTCCAGGTCAACAAGTCCAACCTCATCAAGCGCATCGCCGAGCTGGTCAACGACAAGACCATCGACGACATTTCCGGCATCGACGACTTCTCCGATCGCCAGGGCATGCGCATCGTCATCGAACTGAAGCGCGGCGCGCAGCCCGAGATCGTTCTCAACCAGCTCTTCAAGCACACCTCCATGCAGGAGAGCTTCTCCATGATCTTCCTGGCCGTCCACAACGGCCAGCCCCGCGAGCTCCCGCTCCCCGACGCCATCCGCGCCTTCATCGATCACCGCATCGACGTCGTCCGCCGCCGTACAGCCTTCCTTCTGGCCAAGGCCCGCGACCGCGAGCACGTCCTGCTCGGCTACCAGATCGCGCTAGACCACCTGGACCAGGTGATCCGCACCATCCGCAACAGCGAAAACCGCGCCGCAGCCCGCGAGAATCTGTTCCGCTTCTTCTCCGGCCGCGCCATCAACCTGAACGGTACGGAGCTGGCCGGCGTCACGCTTGACCCGGTGAAGTACAACATTGCCGCCGACCTGCTGCCCGCCAACGGATCGCTGATCCTCAGCTACAAGCAGATCGATACCATCCTCGAACTGCAGCTCTATCGCCTTACCCAGCTCTCCATCGACGAGATCCTGAAGGAACTCGCCGAGGTCCGCGACAACATCGCCGAGTACGAGTCCATCCTCGCCAGCGATAAGAAACTGCGCGGCGTCATCGTGGCTGAGCTCAAAGACGTCCTCGCCAAGTATGGCGACGAGCGCCGCACCCAGATCGTCGACGAAGGCGCCGAGCTCACCCTCGAAGACCTCATCGCCGACGAGCAGGTCGCCGTCACCGTCTCCAACACCGGCTACCTCAAGCGCACGCCCATCTCCACCTACCGCCAGCAGCGTCGCGGAGGCACCGGCCGCCTCGGCATGAAGACCCGCGAAGAGGACTTCGTCGCCCAGCTCATCGTCGAGAGCACGCACGCCTACCTGCTCTGCTTCACCAACACGGGCCGCGTCTTCTGGGTCAAGATCTACGAGATTCCCGACGTCGGCGCCGCCGGCAAGGGCAAGCACATTGCCAACCTGCTGGCGC
Protein-coding regions in this window:
- the gyrA gene encoding DNA gyrase subunit A, producing the protein MADDQNQLPLSGNAGNNGDGNGPIDPRAATSIIPINIEEEMRRSYLDYSMSVIIGRALPDVRDGLKPVHRRILYTMSEMGLSANKKYTKSAKIVGQAMGQYHPHGDSAIYDALVRLAQPFSMRYPMVDGQGNFGSVDGDPPAAMRYTESRMTRIAGEMLADIDMDTVDFTPNYDESVLEPTVLPTRVPNLIINGSEGIAVGMATKIPPHNLTEVVSAAIEMVQNPAAGIDEVLKHVQGPDFPTGGIIYGKSGIRRAYETGRGRFLVRSKVATENSTGGRQALVVTELPFQVNKSNLIKRIAELVNDKTIDDISGIDDFSDRQGMRIVIELKRGAQPEIVLNQLFKHTSMQESFSMIFLAVHNGQPRELPLPDAIRAFIDHRIDVVRRRTAFLLAKARDREHVLLGYQIALDHLDQVIRTIRNSENRAAARENLFRFFSGRAINLNGTELAGVTLDPVKYNIAADLLPANGSLILSYKQIDTILELQLYRLTQLSIDEILKELAEVRDNIAEYESILASDKKLRGVIVAELKDVLAKYGDERRTQIVDEGAELTLEDLIADEQVAVTVSNTGYLKRTPISTYRQQRRGGTGRLGMKTREEDFVAQLIVESTHAYLLCFTNTGRVFWVKIYEIPDVGAAGKGKHIANLLALQPGEKIVTYLGIRDLNEEGKFILFATQLGTVKKTPLTDFSNVMQRGIIAINIDKNDELIGTRVTEGDDIIFLATREGMAIRFPEKHDPEKGTGLRPMGRNASGNKGITLKKDDYVIGLAVTPSPESRATRRDELALEKNLVKELAEVRAQIEAASAELTTARESGNEEAAKEAGKKRDKAYDKRDQLDEKLGLSPCLILSVTENGFGKRTNVEEYRLQSRGGSGVINMKATAKTGKVSAINLVDETSELMAISQFGKIIRIDTKTIRAAGRGTQGVKLLNLDDADKVAAAVVIPPDESGNKEPEQGLLQ